Genomic segment of Syntrophorhabdaceae bacterium:
CGGGTGCAGTCTGGGCCGACGCGGCATGATAGGCGCAAAAGACTAAAAGGGAGGCCACCAGCAGCATCAGAAAATTAAGGGTTTTAGTTTTCATATCATACCTCGACGAGATATTTTCCCTCATGTTACAAAAACTTCGCTGTAATGTCAAGGTATTAAGAGATTGGAAGAAGGCGGGGCCCGCTACTACCGGAGGCGACGGAATAGACTTCCCGCCTGTCCCGGACCCTCGTGGAGGCATCCGGATTGAGTTGACATGGATAATGAAACACGACAGAATAGGGAGACTTCACGAAATAATATAAAAGGGGGAGCCATGGAAGATCGAGCCGGTGTTCCCGGCGGGGGAGAGAAATTCGTATCGAGTATTCTGCTGGACATCATCCTGTGGATCATAACCTGCGGCATCTATGGCCTCTTCTGGACGGCCCGGCAGATGAAGGCGGTAAACTACCTCCTCGGCCGGGAGAAATTCAGTTTCCTGAAGTGGCTGCTCTTTTGCCTCATTACCTGCGGCATCTATCATATCTTCTATGAATATTCGATGGCCCAATCCCTGGTGGAAGTCCAGGGCAGGCTGGGGAGGCCCGTGGCATCGAGCCTTCCGGTGATCAGCGTGATACTCTCCGTGATAGGACTCTATATCGTGGCGGATGCCATCCAGCAAGACGAGATTAACAGGCTTTTCGGCAGGTGAAGAGGAGAGAGCATTGAAAGTTCGGGAGATGGAGTCGATCGATCCGGGGCATGGGGCCTTCTCTTCGAGGGAAGAAGGGGCAGAAAATTATTGCCTGAAAAAGTACCTGCTCCCCCGAAAAATGGCGATAGCCTTTCTTGCGGGTCTCGGGAGCATCTCCCTCCTTTATCTCCTCGGGGCGCTCCCCCTCCTTCATGCGGCCATGTCTTCCCTTTCATTCTGCCCTTTCCGGCTCCTTACGCACCTGGACTGCCCCGGGTGCGGAATGACGCGGTCACTGATGGCCCTCGCCTCGGGCGATCCGTGGAGGGCGGCCTGTCTCCATCCCTTCTCCTTCTTTCTTATTTTTGTGGTATGTCTCAGCCTTATGCCCGCGCCATGGCTCAGGAGGGCGCCCCGGCGAACGGCCGGATTGCTCGTCGGGTTTTATATGGCGACGCTTGTGGCCGTGGTCGTCTACTGGATTGTGTTCAAGGTCCTGGAGCTCCAATTTTGAAGTCGAGCGCCCCTTCTATCTTTTTCTGAGCCGTTCCAATGGAACGGGCGCATTCACGGGGTACATCGGTTCCACCAGGGTCCACCACCCGGCCTTTTGATATTGCGAAAACTCCATGCGGCAGACGAATTTGATATTTTTGTACGCCAGATCGAAGGGAGCGATCACCCGGCAGGGCGCCCCATGGTCATGGGTAAGGGGTTTTCCGTCCTGTCCGAAGGCGAGGAGACACTCCTTTTTCGGGTCAACCAGGTCTTTGATTGCAAAAGATTCGATGTAGTGGTCCTGCCCGAAAGGCTGACTGCCGGTCGATCCGAGAGAATGGAATGTCACGTAGGCGACCCCATCCGTGAGCTTCACCTTTTTTAGCAGCTCCTGGAATCTTATCCCCTTCCATTCCACATCCTGTATCGACCACCCTTCGACGCAGTGGAAATCGGAAATCTGCGAGACCTGGGGCATGGCCTGAAGCTCCGCGTAGGAGAGGCGTATCGGTTTCTCCACGAGACCGTCAAGGAGCAGCGCGAAAGGCTCCCTTGATTTCGTCTCTTTCCAGTATATTGTTCCCGTACCGGCATCGAAGGCGAAGGTATCCCTCTCGACGGTCCTTACGGGGAAGGTGCGCAGGAAAAACGCTCTAAGGGATGACGGGATGGCAAGGATCGCAGGCGCCACCGCCAGGGCGGCAAGAAAGAGGCGCCTCGTGAAGCCGCCGGCTTTCCCGCTCCCGGAGCCGTCGGTTCCGGCAGGCGCGGTTATTGACATCTACTTTACCTTATAACCCGCTGCCTCGATGGCGGCCACGATATCTTCTTTCTTCACCCGGGTCTCATCGTAATGCACCTTTGCGGCGCCTATGGTTACCTCTGAATCCGCGATGCCGCCCAATGTCTTCAGGGCCTTGTCCACCTGCATGACGCAGTGCTGACAGCTCATCCCCTCGATGCTGATTATGGTCTCCTCCATGGTTGGTCTCCCTTCTATTTTAATGTAATAGTATAAGTACCGGCGGACTTTAACACAAGGAGCCGTCCGGGGGCGCGGTCTCCTCGATGACCCATGCCCTGTAGCCCGGCAGGGCATTATCGATCATCGTGGCGGTTATCTCGGGCAGCTCGTAGGGATGAAGCTTTTTTATGACCCCCTCAATCCTATCGTAATGGGATCTCCTGCTTTTGAGCACGCAGAGCCACTCCTCGGCCTCTTCCAGATTGCCCTTCCACCAATAGATGCTTTGTATGGGACCATTGATCTGGGCGCAGGCCGCAAGCCTTTCCCCGACCAGCCGCCTTCCGATCGTCTCCGCCGTCTCTCTGGCAGCGGCAGTGAAGGTGATCTGTATAATCTCTTCCATAGGGACCCCTTTTTTTGTTACAATAGATTTATCTTGAAATTATAGCTAATTTCATATATTTTTTCTATTCTACGACAGGAGCGGGCATGTTTCAGGTAAAGGACGGAGTTTCAATTATATTAGCAAGCGAATCCACGAGACGGATTGATATATTAAGGAGTCTGGGCATCTCTTTTTCGATCATCCCCCCTGATATAGACGAACGGAGAGAAAAAGATGAGACGCCAAGGGACTTTGTGCTGAGGATCTCTCTTGAGAAGGCGCAGAAGGTGGGCTCTCATTTTCCGGATAAATGGGTGATCGGGGCGGACACGATCGTCGTGAACAGGGGGAAGGTCCTCGGGAAGCCGAAGGACGACGCCGATGCCTTCAATATGCTGAAATCGCTCCGGAATAAATGGCACAAGGTGATGACGGGCTATTGCGTCCTCAACGTATCGAAAAGTATCATGTACCGCGATGCGGTCGAGACGAGGGTTTTCGTGAGAGACCTTTCCGATGAGGAAATCATCAAGTATATCCGGACCTCCGAACCCCTCGGGAAGGCAGGCTCCTATGCCGTCCAGGGTAAGGGCGGCTACATGGTAAAAGAGATAAAAGGCTCCTATTCGAACGTGGTGGGCCTTCCCATCTGCGAGGTGGCAGAGGTCCTCCTCTCCCTGGGCGTTCTTTCGTGATGGATATCGAGGATATAATAAGCTCTGTAAAGAGTCGCATTGCGGCCTCCGCGTTG
This window contains:
- a CDS encoding cation transporter, with protein sequence MEETIISIEGMSCQHCVMQVDKALKTLGGIADSEVTIGAAKVHYDETRVKKEDIVAAIEAAGYKVK
- a CDS encoding DUF4234 domain-containing protein, with product MEDRAGVPGGGEKFVSSILLDIILWIITCGIYGLFWTARQMKAVNYLLGREKFSFLKWLLFCLITCGIYHIFYEYSMAQSLVEVQGRLGRPVASSLPVISVILSVIGLYIVADAIQQDEINRLFGR
- a CDS encoding DUF2752 domain-containing protein; this encodes MKVREMESIDPGHGAFSSREEGAENYCLKKYLLPRKMAIAFLAGLGSISLLYLLGALPLLHAAMSSLSFCPFRLLTHLDCPGCGMTRSLMALASGDPWRAACLHPFSFFLIFVVCLSLMPAPWLRRAPRRTAGLLVGFYMATLVAVVVYWIVFKVLELQF
- the cutA gene encoding divalent-cation tolerance protein CutA, translated to MEEIIQITFTAAARETAETIGRRLVGERLAACAQINGPIQSIYWWKGNLEEAEEWLCVLKSRRSHYDRIEGVIKKLHPYELPEITATMIDNALPGYRAWVIEETAPPDGSLC
- a CDS encoding molybdopterin-dependent oxidoreductase; translation: MSITAPAGTDGSGSGKAGGFTRRLFLAALAVAPAILAIPSSLRAFFLRTFPVRTVERDTFAFDAGTGTIYWKETKSREPFALLLDGLVEKPIRLSYAELQAMPQVSQISDFHCVEGWSIQDVEWKGIRFQELLKKVKLTDGVAYVTFHSLGSTGSQPFGQDHYIESFAIKDLVDPKKECLLAFGQDGKPLTHDHGAPCRVIAPFDLAYKNIKFVCRMEFSQYQKAGWWTLVEPMYPVNAPVPLERLRKR
- a CDS encoding nucleoside triphosphate pyrophosphatase — its product is MFQVKDGVSIILASESTRRIDILRSLGISFSIIPPDIDERREKDETPRDFVLRISLEKAQKVGSHFPDKWVIGADTIVVNRGKVLGKPKDDADAFNMLKSLRNKWHKVMTGYCVLNVSKSIMYRDAVETRVFVRDLSDEEIIKYIRTSEPLGKAGSYAVQGKGGYMVKEIKGSYSNVVGLPICEVAEVLLSLGVLS